The genome window AGTGGCCGAAGTCGAGCAGGATGCCGACATTGGCAAGGCCGATCTTCTCGATGCCGAGCAGTGTGCGCGCCACGCTGTCATAGCTCATGTGCACGCGCGGCTCGCGCGGCTTGTACTCGATCACGAACTTCAGGTCCGGGTGCCGGCTGGCAAGCTCGCCCACCCCGTCCATGCTCGCCTGCCACACCGCCCGGTGATCGACCTGGAACGGATAGTCCCAGCCATCCTGCCCCGGCCACAGCTTGACATAACTGGCGCCGAACCGGCGCACCACGTCCGCCGCCTCGTCGCACATGTCCTGCGCCAGCTTGCGCACGCCCTTGTCCGGGTTGGTGAACGCGCCCTTGGCGAACTGACGGGTGTAGATCTCGGGCGTGATGCCGATCACCGACAAATTGTTGCGGGCCAGCGCCTGCTCCACCGTGTCGAGCGACAGCGACGGATCGGCGAAGGGGAAGTTGATGTCGACCACCGACAGGTCGCGCACCTGCCCGGCCATGTCGATCATCTCCACCAGCGAGCGCGCCGGACCGTAGCCATCCGTGGCGTAGCGGTCGACATAGGTGGCGAAGTGCCAGATTCCCGCGCCGTATTGCTGCTGACCTGCCATCTGCGAAATCTCCCTGACAACGGCTCTTCGGCCACTATCTCGTCGCGCTGGCTACGCGGCTGCAGGGGCTCCTGTCAATCGAACGCTTGTTTTTGTCTGCGAGAAGAAAGGCAAACGAAGCAAAGCGCAATCCAGCAGCCAAGGCTGCCTCAGGCGATCGCGGCCTCCACCTGGCCGACCTGCGCCGAGTGGGCGACGACCTCCCCATCCGCCAGCACGCTGAGCCCCGCGCCCCGGTTGTAGCGTGATCCGTCCCGGTCCCAGCAGATGGCGACCGTACGGCCGCGCAGCCGAATACCGTCCAGCGCGAACCAGTCCCAGGTGCCGGCCGGGACCAGCGGGTTCACGACCAGCCGCCCGTCCGCCTGCGGGCGCAGGCCGACCAGCCCGTTGATGACGAGGTCGCAGAAGGTCGAATGATTGTAGTACCGCCCGCGCTCCAGATCGACATGCAGGTACTGGCCGGTCACCTCGTCCAGATACTCGCCGATATAGGGCTTGCCGTCGCGATAGGTGGCGCGGGCATAGGTGCGCAGCGCGTGCAGATAATCGCCCGCATCGACCTGGCCTTGCGTCCGGTGATTCAGCACATTGGCGAGCGCGGTCAGCGTCTGCGACGTGGCATAGGGC of Croceibacterium sp. TMG7-5b_MA50 contains these proteins:
- a CDS encoding TIM barrel protein encodes the protein MAGQQQYGAGIWHFATYVDRYATDGYGPARSLVEMIDMAGQVRDLSVVDINFPFADPSLSLDTVEQALARNNLSVIGITPEIYTRQFAKGAFTNPDKGVRKLAQDMCDEAADVVRRFGASYVKLWPGQDGWDYPFQVDHRAVWQASMDGVGELASRHPDLKFVIEYKPREPRVHMSYDSVARTLLGIEKIGLANVGILLDFGHSLYGGESPADAAQLAIDHGRLFGMDVNDNLRGWDDDMIAGSVHPIELFEFFYTLRKNKWEGVWQLDQFPFREDAVAAANSAIDFLKHIDRALDRLDFDAMRAAQEQQDAVTALGLARAALFGG